A section of the Lepidochelys kempii isolate rLepKem1 chromosome 4, rLepKem1.hap2, whole genome shotgun sequence genome encodes:
- the HELQ gene encoding helicase POLQ-like isoform X3 gives MEGGGPAVRRRSRSACARERSRDRSRSRGACFPPARKRPSSGAGEEPQPAPASPEYNNDSEEDMFGDYDSFSGNDSLLAQFDNMEQECIQSIDLTSCTKNMEEKATVEPAFGYLQLQNARSKELIFSAAGNIIGFKTEEESHLRTTSEQDNRTLEPGDCFLDDLPSSQLLYFEEMNNTSVDSRKSSEWQHTCLTLESLQQRKNLIYSLPTSGGKTLVAEILILQELLCRQKDVLMVLPYVAIVQEKVWALSSFGIELGFLVEEYAGSKGRFPPIKRRMKKSLYIATIEKGHSLVNSLIETGRVGDLGLVVVDELHMLGEGSRGATLEMILAKILYTSKTTQIIGMSATLNNVGDLQQFLQAEYYANNFRPVELKEYVKIQDSIYEVDDKAENGLTFSRLLNFKYSSNLQKMDPDHLIALVTEVIPNYSCLVFCSTKKNCENVAEMICKYLNKEYRNHREKEKQDLIKDLKNIGKGSLCPVLKRTIAFGIAYHHSGLTSDERKRIEEAYSAGVLCLLTCTSTLAAGVNLPARRVILRAPYVATEFLKKNQYKQMIGRAGRAGIDSAGESILIVQEKDKHLIQNLVNSPLENCYSNLFLEFTKGIQSLLLSLVGLKIARNPEEIYHFMCGTLFGVQQQFLSKEKSLSDITREALGCLIEKGLLKGKMTCEKEQKSQSNLEITQLGQATYKGSIDLAYCDALYRDLKKGLEGLVLESCLHLLYLTTPYDMTDHCRPDWMIYFRQFSQLNSVEQKVAAIVGVPESFITKKASGQAIKKDVDNGVVNRLYLSFVLYALLKETNIWNVSEKFNMSRGYVQNLLNSAASFSSCVLHFSEELEEFWVYKALLTELTKRLTYCVKAELIPLMEVAGVLESRAKQLYDSGYKTLAHLANADPETLVKMIEHLSRRQARQIVSSAKMLLREKAEALQEEVEELLKVPTDTSEGLLTTLP, from the exons ATGGAGGGGGGCGGCCCCGCGGTGCGCAGGAGGAGCCGGTCTGCCTGTGCCCGCGAAAGGAGCCGGGACCGAAGTCGGTCCCGCGGCGCCTGCTTCCCTCCAGCCCGGAAGAGGCCGAGCTCTGGGGCCGGGGAGGAGCCTCAGCCCGCCCCCGCCAGCCCCGAG tataaTAATGACAGTGAAGAGGACATGTTTGGTGATTATGACAGCTTTTCTGGAAATGATTCTTTGTTAGCTCAGTTTGATAATATGGAGCAGGAATGTATTCAATCTATTGACTTGACTTCATGTACTAAAAACATGGAAGAAAAAGCTACTGTAGAGCCTGCATTTGGGTATCTTCAATTACAAAATGCCAGAAGCAAGGAACTAATTTTTTCTGCTGCAGGAAACATTATTGGTTTCAAAACTGAAGAAGAGAGTCATTTGAGGACCACAAGTGAACAAGATAACAGGACTCTAGAACCTGGAGACTGTTTTTTAGATGACTTGCCATCTTCACAGCTTCTATATTTTGAGGAAATGAATAATACCTCAGTTGATTCTAGAAAATCATCAG AGTGGCAGCACACTTGCTTAACGTTAGAATCTCTGCAACAAAGAAAGAACTTAATATATTCATTGCCAACCAGTGGTGGAAAAACACTTGTAGCTGAAATTTTAATTCTTCAGGAATTACTCTGCAGGCAGAAAGATGTTTTAATGGTTCTACCATATGTGGCTATTGTCCAAGAAAAG GTTTGGGCCTTGTCAAGTTTTGGAATAGAGCTAGGCTTCTTGGTTGAAGAATATGCGGGAAGTAAAGGAAGATTTCCTCCAATCAAAAGGAGAATGAAGAAATCACTGTACATTGCTACTATAGAGAAAGGACACAGCCTAGTGAACTCCTTGATTGAAACAGGAAGAGTTGGTGACCTGGGTCTAGTTGTAGTAGATGAG TTGCACATGCTTGGTGAGGGGAGTCGTGGAGCTACACTGGAAATGATTCTTGCAAAAATTCTCTACACCAGCA AAACTACTCAAATCATTGGAATGAGTGCAACTTTAAACAATGTTGGGGACCTGCAGCAGTTCCTGCAAGCGGAGTATTACGCTAATAATTTTAGACCA GTAGAATTAAAGGAGTATGTTAAAATACAAGATAGTATCTATGAAGTTGACGACAAAGCAGAGAATGGCCTTACTTTTTCACGTCTTCTTAATTTCAAG tATTCTAGTAATCTGCAGAAGATGGACCCAGACCACCTTATTGCCTTGGTGACAGAAGTCATTCCAAATTATTCCTGCCTAGTCTTTTGTTCCACTAAAAAGAACTGTGAAAATGTAGCTGAAATGATATGCAAATACCTGAACAA GGAATATAGAAATCACAGGGAAAAAGAGAAACAAGATCTTATTAAGGACTTGAAGAATATTGGTAAGGGAAGTCTCTGTCCTGTTCTAAAGCGAACCATTGCATTTGGTATTGCCTACCATCACAGCGGCCTTACCAGTGACGAAAGGAAACGTATAGAAGAGGCTTATTCTGCAGGTGTCCTGTGCCTTCTTACTTGCACATCTACTCTAGCTGCTGGAGTCAACCTGCCAGCTCGAAG GGTTATTTTAAGAGCTCCCTATGTTGCTACAGAGTTCCTGAAGAAAAACCAGTATAAGCAGATGATTGGCAGAGCTGGTCGAGCTGGCATTGACAGTGCTGGTGAAAGTATTCTTATAGTGCAAGAAAAAGACAAACATCTG attcAGAATTTAGTAAACAGTCCTTTGGAGAACTGTTACAGCAACCTCTTTCTTGAATTCACTAAGGGAATCCAAAGCCTGCTCCTGTCTTTGGTTGGATTAAAG ATTGCAAGAAACCCTGAAGAGATCTACCACTTTATGTGTGGCACACTGTTTGGTGTTCAGCAACAGTTTCTGTCTAAAGAAAAGAGCCTCTCAGATATAACTAGAGAAGCACTGGGATGTCTGATAGAAAAAGGACTACTAAAAGGAAAAATGACCTGTGAAAAGGAACAAAAATCCCAAAGTAATCTAGAGATCACACAGTTGGGTCAAGCTACCTACAAAG GCTCTATAGACTTGGCCTATTGTGATGCTCTCTACAGAGACTTGAAGAAAGGTCTTGAGGGGTTGGTTCTTGAGAGCTGCCTTCACCTTCTCTATCTGACAACTCCATATGACATGACTGATCACTGCAGACCAGACTGGATGATCTATTTTAGACAG tTCAGCCAGCTAAATTCAGTAGAACAGAAAGTAGCAGCTATTGTGGGAGTCCCTGAAAGTTTTATTACGAAAAAGGCTTCTGGACAAGCCATCAAAAAG GATGTGGACAACGGTGTCGTAAATAGGCTGTACCTGTCCTTTGTTCTTTATGCCCTCCTGAAAGAGACCAACATATGGAACGTTTCAGAAAAATTTAACATGTCTCGAGGATATGTGCAAAATCTCCTGAACTCTGCTGCCTCATTCTCCTCCTGTGTGCTGCACTTCtctgag GAGTTGGAGGAATTTTGGGTTTATAAAGCCCTGCTGACAGAACTCACGAAGCGACTGACTTATTGTGTTAAGGCAGAACTCATCCCTCTTATGGAGGTGGCAGGGGTTTTAGAG
- the HELQ gene encoding helicase POLQ-like isoform X2, which produces MFGDYDSFSGNDSLLAQFDNMEQECIQSIDLTSCTKNMEEKATVEPAFGYLQLQNARSKELIFSAAGNIIGFKTEEESHLRTTSEQDNRTLEPGDCFLDDLPSSQLLYFEEMNNTSVDSRKSSGTKESANDMNSCLDKMLNQSSCHHNAEHTKINNELSPSTTSNMSKRKSLKDHLKNTMTGNAKAQTPQVSRTKQLKEAVLSEEICVAKKTIETSSVDIGPFYGLPSKVRDLLIQFRGIEKLYEWQHTCLTLESLQQRKNLIYSLPTSGGKTLVAEILILQELLCRQKDVLMVLPYVAIVQEKVWALSSFGIELGFLVEEYAGSKGRFPPIKRRMKKSLYIATIEKGHSLVNSLIETGRVGDLGLVVVDELHMLGEGSRGATLEMILAKILYTSKTTQIIGMSATLNNVGDLQQFLQAEYYANNFRPVELKEYVKIQDSIYEVDDKAENGLTFSRLLNFKYSSNLQKMDPDHLIALVTEVIPNYSCLVFCSTKKNCENVAEMICKYLNKEYRNHREKEKQDLIKDLKNIGKGSLCPVLKRTIAFGIAYHHSGLTSDERKRIEEAYSAGVLCLLTCTSTLAAGVNLPARRVILRAPYVATEFLKKNQYKQMIGRAGRAGIDSAGESILIVQEKDKHLIQNLVNSPLENCYSNLFLEFTKGIQSLLLSLVGLKIARNPEEIYHFMCGTLFGVQQQFLSKEKSLSDITREALGCLIEKGLLKGKMTCEKEQKSQSNLEITQLGQATYKGSIDLAYCDALYRDLKKGLEGLVLESCLHLLYLTTPYDMTDHCRPDWMIYFRQFSQLNSVEQKVAAIVGVPESFITKKASGQAIKKDVDNGVVNRLYLSFVLYALLKETNIWNVSEKFNMSRGYVQNLLNSAASFSSCVLHFSEELEEFWVYKALLTELTKRLTYCVKAELIPLMEVAGVLESRAKQLYDSGYKTLAHLANADPETLVKMIEHLSRRQARQIVSSAKMLLREKAEALQEEVEELLKVPTDTSEGLLTTLP; this is translated from the exons ATGTTTGGTGATTATGACAGCTTTTCTGGAAATGATTCTTTGTTAGCTCAGTTTGATAATATGGAGCAGGAATGTATTCAATCTATTGACTTGACTTCATGTACTAAAAACATGGAAGAAAAAGCTACTGTAGAGCCTGCATTTGGGTATCTTCAATTACAAAATGCCAGAAGCAAGGAACTAATTTTTTCTGCTGCAGGAAACATTATTGGTTTCAAAACTGAAGAAGAGAGTCATTTGAGGACCACAAGTGAACAAGATAACAGGACTCTAGAACCTGGAGACTGTTTTTTAGATGACTTGCCATCTTCACAGCTTCTATATTTTGAGGAAATGAATAATACCTCAGTTGATTCTAGAAAATCATCAGGTACAAAAGAGAGTGCTAATGACATGAATTCTTGCCTTGATAAAATGTTGAATCAGTCGTCTTGTCACCATAATGCAGAGCAcaccaaaataaataatgaattgtCCCCAAGCACCACGTCCAACATGAGTAAAAGAAAGAGTCTCAAAGATCACCTCAAAAATACTATGACTGGAAATGCCAAGGCTCAGACTCCACAGGTTTCTAGAACTAAACAGCTCAAAGAAGCTGTTCTGTCTGAAGAAATTTGTGTTGCCAAGAAAACTATTGAAACTTCTTCTGTTGACATTGGCCCTTTTTATGGGTTACCCAGTAAAGTTAGAGATCTCTTAATACAGTTCCGAGGGATTGAAAAACTTTATG AGTGGCAGCACACTTGCTTAACGTTAGAATCTCTGCAACAAAGAAAGAACTTAATATATTCATTGCCAACCAGTGGTGGAAAAACACTTGTAGCTGAAATTTTAATTCTTCAGGAATTACTCTGCAGGCAGAAAGATGTTTTAATGGTTCTACCATATGTGGCTATTGTCCAAGAAAAG GTTTGGGCCTTGTCAAGTTTTGGAATAGAGCTAGGCTTCTTGGTTGAAGAATATGCGGGAAGTAAAGGAAGATTTCCTCCAATCAAAAGGAGAATGAAGAAATCACTGTACATTGCTACTATAGAGAAAGGACACAGCCTAGTGAACTCCTTGATTGAAACAGGAAGAGTTGGTGACCTGGGTCTAGTTGTAGTAGATGAG TTGCACATGCTTGGTGAGGGGAGTCGTGGAGCTACACTGGAAATGATTCTTGCAAAAATTCTCTACACCAGCA AAACTACTCAAATCATTGGAATGAGTGCAACTTTAAACAATGTTGGGGACCTGCAGCAGTTCCTGCAAGCGGAGTATTACGCTAATAATTTTAGACCA GTAGAATTAAAGGAGTATGTTAAAATACAAGATAGTATCTATGAAGTTGACGACAAAGCAGAGAATGGCCTTACTTTTTCACGTCTTCTTAATTTCAAG tATTCTAGTAATCTGCAGAAGATGGACCCAGACCACCTTATTGCCTTGGTGACAGAAGTCATTCCAAATTATTCCTGCCTAGTCTTTTGTTCCACTAAAAAGAACTGTGAAAATGTAGCTGAAATGATATGCAAATACCTGAACAA GGAATATAGAAATCACAGGGAAAAAGAGAAACAAGATCTTATTAAGGACTTGAAGAATATTGGTAAGGGAAGTCTCTGTCCTGTTCTAAAGCGAACCATTGCATTTGGTATTGCCTACCATCACAGCGGCCTTACCAGTGACGAAAGGAAACGTATAGAAGAGGCTTATTCTGCAGGTGTCCTGTGCCTTCTTACTTGCACATCTACTCTAGCTGCTGGAGTCAACCTGCCAGCTCGAAG GGTTATTTTAAGAGCTCCCTATGTTGCTACAGAGTTCCTGAAGAAAAACCAGTATAAGCAGATGATTGGCAGAGCTGGTCGAGCTGGCATTGACAGTGCTGGTGAAAGTATTCTTATAGTGCAAGAAAAAGACAAACATCTG attcAGAATTTAGTAAACAGTCCTTTGGAGAACTGTTACAGCAACCTCTTTCTTGAATTCACTAAGGGAATCCAAAGCCTGCTCCTGTCTTTGGTTGGATTAAAG ATTGCAAGAAACCCTGAAGAGATCTACCACTTTATGTGTGGCACACTGTTTGGTGTTCAGCAACAGTTTCTGTCTAAAGAAAAGAGCCTCTCAGATATAACTAGAGAAGCACTGGGATGTCTGATAGAAAAAGGACTACTAAAAGGAAAAATGACCTGTGAAAAGGAACAAAAATCCCAAAGTAATCTAGAGATCACACAGTTGGGTCAAGCTACCTACAAAG GCTCTATAGACTTGGCCTATTGTGATGCTCTCTACAGAGACTTGAAGAAAGGTCTTGAGGGGTTGGTTCTTGAGAGCTGCCTTCACCTTCTCTATCTGACAACTCCATATGACATGACTGATCACTGCAGACCAGACTGGATGATCTATTTTAGACAG tTCAGCCAGCTAAATTCAGTAGAACAGAAAGTAGCAGCTATTGTGGGAGTCCCTGAAAGTTTTATTACGAAAAAGGCTTCTGGACAAGCCATCAAAAAG GATGTGGACAACGGTGTCGTAAATAGGCTGTACCTGTCCTTTGTTCTTTATGCCCTCCTGAAAGAGACCAACATATGGAACGTTTCAGAAAAATTTAACATGTCTCGAGGATATGTGCAAAATCTCCTGAACTCTGCTGCCTCATTCTCCTCCTGTGTGCTGCACTTCtctgag GAGTTGGAGGAATTTTGGGTTTATAAAGCCCTGCTGACAGAACTCACGAAGCGACTGACTTATTGTGTTAAGGCAGAACTCATCCCTCTTATGGAGGTGGCAGGGGTTTTAGAG
- the HELQ gene encoding helicase POLQ-like isoform X1, producing MEGGGPAVRRRSRSACARERSRDRSRSRGACFPPARKRPSSGAGEEPQPAPASPEYNNDSEEDMFGDYDSFSGNDSLLAQFDNMEQECIQSIDLTSCTKNMEEKATVEPAFGYLQLQNARSKELIFSAAGNIIGFKTEEESHLRTTSEQDNRTLEPGDCFLDDLPSSQLLYFEEMNNTSVDSRKSSGTKESANDMNSCLDKMLNQSSCHHNAEHTKINNELSPSTTSNMSKRKSLKDHLKNTMTGNAKAQTPQVSRTKQLKEAVLSEEICVAKKTIETSSVDIGPFYGLPSKVRDLLIQFRGIEKLYEWQHTCLTLESLQQRKNLIYSLPTSGGKTLVAEILILQELLCRQKDVLMVLPYVAIVQEKVWALSSFGIELGFLVEEYAGSKGRFPPIKRRMKKSLYIATIEKGHSLVNSLIETGRVGDLGLVVVDELHMLGEGSRGATLEMILAKILYTSKTTQIIGMSATLNNVGDLQQFLQAEYYANNFRPVELKEYVKIQDSIYEVDDKAENGLTFSRLLNFKYSSNLQKMDPDHLIALVTEVIPNYSCLVFCSTKKNCENVAEMICKYLNKEYRNHREKEKQDLIKDLKNIGKGSLCPVLKRTIAFGIAYHHSGLTSDERKRIEEAYSAGVLCLLTCTSTLAAGVNLPARRVILRAPYVATEFLKKNQYKQMIGRAGRAGIDSAGESILIVQEKDKHLIQNLVNSPLENCYSNLFLEFTKGIQSLLLSLVGLKIARNPEEIYHFMCGTLFGVQQQFLSKEKSLSDITREALGCLIEKGLLKGKMTCEKEQKSQSNLEITQLGQATYKGSIDLAYCDALYRDLKKGLEGLVLESCLHLLYLTTPYDMTDHCRPDWMIYFRQFSQLNSVEQKVAAIVGVPESFITKKASGQAIKKDVDNGVVNRLYLSFVLYALLKETNIWNVSEKFNMSRGYVQNLLNSAASFSSCVLHFSEELEEFWVYKALLTELTKRLTYCVKAELIPLMEVAGVLESRAKQLYDSGYKTLAHLANADPETLVKMIEHLSRRQARQIVSSAKMLLREKAEALQEEVEELLKVPTDTSEGLLTTLP from the exons ATGGAGGGGGGCGGCCCCGCGGTGCGCAGGAGGAGCCGGTCTGCCTGTGCCCGCGAAAGGAGCCGGGACCGAAGTCGGTCCCGCGGCGCCTGCTTCCCTCCAGCCCGGAAGAGGCCGAGCTCTGGGGCCGGGGAGGAGCCTCAGCCCGCCCCCGCCAGCCCCGAG tataaTAATGACAGTGAAGAGGACATGTTTGGTGATTATGACAGCTTTTCTGGAAATGATTCTTTGTTAGCTCAGTTTGATAATATGGAGCAGGAATGTATTCAATCTATTGACTTGACTTCATGTACTAAAAACATGGAAGAAAAAGCTACTGTAGAGCCTGCATTTGGGTATCTTCAATTACAAAATGCCAGAAGCAAGGAACTAATTTTTTCTGCTGCAGGAAACATTATTGGTTTCAAAACTGAAGAAGAGAGTCATTTGAGGACCACAAGTGAACAAGATAACAGGACTCTAGAACCTGGAGACTGTTTTTTAGATGACTTGCCATCTTCACAGCTTCTATATTTTGAGGAAATGAATAATACCTCAGTTGATTCTAGAAAATCATCAGGTACAAAAGAGAGTGCTAATGACATGAATTCTTGCCTTGATAAAATGTTGAATCAGTCGTCTTGTCACCATAATGCAGAGCAcaccaaaataaataatgaattgtCCCCAAGCACCACGTCCAACATGAGTAAAAGAAAGAGTCTCAAAGATCACCTCAAAAATACTATGACTGGAAATGCCAAGGCTCAGACTCCACAGGTTTCTAGAACTAAACAGCTCAAAGAAGCTGTTCTGTCTGAAGAAATTTGTGTTGCCAAGAAAACTATTGAAACTTCTTCTGTTGACATTGGCCCTTTTTATGGGTTACCCAGTAAAGTTAGAGATCTCTTAATACAGTTCCGAGGGATTGAAAAACTTTATG AGTGGCAGCACACTTGCTTAACGTTAGAATCTCTGCAACAAAGAAAGAACTTAATATATTCATTGCCAACCAGTGGTGGAAAAACACTTGTAGCTGAAATTTTAATTCTTCAGGAATTACTCTGCAGGCAGAAAGATGTTTTAATGGTTCTACCATATGTGGCTATTGTCCAAGAAAAG GTTTGGGCCTTGTCAAGTTTTGGAATAGAGCTAGGCTTCTTGGTTGAAGAATATGCGGGAAGTAAAGGAAGATTTCCTCCAATCAAAAGGAGAATGAAGAAATCACTGTACATTGCTACTATAGAGAAAGGACACAGCCTAGTGAACTCCTTGATTGAAACAGGAAGAGTTGGTGACCTGGGTCTAGTTGTAGTAGATGAG TTGCACATGCTTGGTGAGGGGAGTCGTGGAGCTACACTGGAAATGATTCTTGCAAAAATTCTCTACACCAGCA AAACTACTCAAATCATTGGAATGAGTGCAACTTTAAACAATGTTGGGGACCTGCAGCAGTTCCTGCAAGCGGAGTATTACGCTAATAATTTTAGACCA GTAGAATTAAAGGAGTATGTTAAAATACAAGATAGTATCTATGAAGTTGACGACAAAGCAGAGAATGGCCTTACTTTTTCACGTCTTCTTAATTTCAAG tATTCTAGTAATCTGCAGAAGATGGACCCAGACCACCTTATTGCCTTGGTGACAGAAGTCATTCCAAATTATTCCTGCCTAGTCTTTTGTTCCACTAAAAAGAACTGTGAAAATGTAGCTGAAATGATATGCAAATACCTGAACAA GGAATATAGAAATCACAGGGAAAAAGAGAAACAAGATCTTATTAAGGACTTGAAGAATATTGGTAAGGGAAGTCTCTGTCCTGTTCTAAAGCGAACCATTGCATTTGGTATTGCCTACCATCACAGCGGCCTTACCAGTGACGAAAGGAAACGTATAGAAGAGGCTTATTCTGCAGGTGTCCTGTGCCTTCTTACTTGCACATCTACTCTAGCTGCTGGAGTCAACCTGCCAGCTCGAAG GGTTATTTTAAGAGCTCCCTATGTTGCTACAGAGTTCCTGAAGAAAAACCAGTATAAGCAGATGATTGGCAGAGCTGGTCGAGCTGGCATTGACAGTGCTGGTGAAAGTATTCTTATAGTGCAAGAAAAAGACAAACATCTG attcAGAATTTAGTAAACAGTCCTTTGGAGAACTGTTACAGCAACCTCTTTCTTGAATTCACTAAGGGAATCCAAAGCCTGCTCCTGTCTTTGGTTGGATTAAAG ATTGCAAGAAACCCTGAAGAGATCTACCACTTTATGTGTGGCACACTGTTTGGTGTTCAGCAACAGTTTCTGTCTAAAGAAAAGAGCCTCTCAGATATAACTAGAGAAGCACTGGGATGTCTGATAGAAAAAGGACTACTAAAAGGAAAAATGACCTGTGAAAAGGAACAAAAATCCCAAAGTAATCTAGAGATCACACAGTTGGGTCAAGCTACCTACAAAG GCTCTATAGACTTGGCCTATTGTGATGCTCTCTACAGAGACTTGAAGAAAGGTCTTGAGGGGTTGGTTCTTGAGAGCTGCCTTCACCTTCTCTATCTGACAACTCCATATGACATGACTGATCACTGCAGACCAGACTGGATGATCTATTTTAGACAG tTCAGCCAGCTAAATTCAGTAGAACAGAAAGTAGCAGCTATTGTGGGAGTCCCTGAAAGTTTTATTACGAAAAAGGCTTCTGGACAAGCCATCAAAAAG GATGTGGACAACGGTGTCGTAAATAGGCTGTACCTGTCCTTTGTTCTTTATGCCCTCCTGAAAGAGACCAACATATGGAACGTTTCAGAAAAATTTAACATGTCTCGAGGATATGTGCAAAATCTCCTGAACTCTGCTGCCTCATTCTCCTCCTGTGTGCTGCACTTCtctgag GAGTTGGAGGAATTTTGGGTTTATAAAGCCCTGCTGACAGAACTCACGAAGCGACTGACTTATTGTGTTAAGGCAGAACTCATCCCTCTTATGGAGGTGGCAGGGGTTTTAGAG